cttctcaaactatctcctataaaagtgATTGGAAtcgactaaagttcgatctaacacattggtactgcttacttatgtttcccttccatatcggtccgtaaatttactcgaaacattaacggaacagcctattttgaaatgaaatagcctcgtgggtacaacagctattcagtgacgacccttgaccacggttgccgtaatgctgggaagcgatgtgaccttgtaatttactagtagttctaaaacgtactgaaacattttggcagagcgctgtgtacaaccagtatggatcaacaaattcatcaattgatccatatataaggcgctctgcattgtAAGacgtgctttgttttttttgagtaaattttaagtttttaattgCGCcgaatagtgcggaaaatacggtacttaattTTTCTCAATGATTCTGCAGCTGTGACTCCAAAGAGGGGGAAAACATTGAAATGGACGAGGCTGTGTTGGTACGACGACAAAAACAGATCAACTATGGCAAGAATACACTAGCCTATGATCGCTACGTCAAAGAGGTTCCCAAGTAGGTACATAGcaaagacacacgcacacacttttaGTGTTATAGCTGTGtagtaaatataaatataatgtaGAGGGAGAAAACTGCAGCCTGGAACCTTGTCTAAATGACTTTGTCTACCTTTTGCAGGCACTTGCGACAGCCAGGTGTTCATCCAAAAACTCCTAATAAGTTCAGAAAATACAGTCGGCGGTCCTGGGACCAGCAGATCAAATTGTGGaaggtcaaattacatgcgtgggACCCCCCAGCAGAAGAGGGAGGAAATGCCAATGATGTGTAAGCAAATGGTTCACTTTATTTTACCAGGCCTAAACTATTCATAGTCTTTTGACATGCTTTGTTCTCTGCTGTTGCAGCGAGGAACTCCGTCTTGAAGACGTCATGGACATTGAGCTGGACTTTCCCATACTATCTGATGCTGGCAATGGTACTTGCTCCTTCAGCACTCACAGTCGGTCACTGGAGGTGAGTGGGTGAAGAAGCTCTTCTATGTGAAAATACACATGGCACAGCAGAAAATATACTGGCACTGTGCCAAATGTATGGAGTGCCATTGAGCAAAATCAGAAAGGGGAGTTTTTGTAAATGTGGATTGTCAGGTcattctgttgttgtttttgtcaatgGTATGAATGTCAGTGGTGCAGAGCTTATAAAAGAGCTTATAAataatttctttaaaaaaaaaattcaaatgtcaACGATGATGGAGTTGCATTTCATGGACGTCACTAAATATGACGTTGCACCATTACCCTGCCTAATAAATGTACATAGCTGTTACTAACACTATAAATGTAAACTTGACTCTTCATATTTCAAGCAAGATTAAATAAAAGTCAAATATTAAGTAAATACTGTTACTTGCATAATGTCTAGGTctgatataccgtatttttcagactaaaagtcgctccagaatataggtcgcattagccataaaatgcacaataacgtgaaaaaaaacctaaataagttgctccggaatataagtcgcattttgggggaaatttattcgacaaaatccaagaacagacatgaacgagcaccaacaggctaaacgataggactGATCTGTGTAATGTTAACTGGCTCTATACTGTATTTTATTACATCACACAACATCCATTTTAGAAAATTACAAGATAACATTGAGTTGCATTGCATTGACTCCATGAATTCATAATCATGAATTGAGGACTGTCTCAGCAACTTTTGACAATGACACATACATAGTTCATATTGATAAAATATAGATGGCGCAACATTCCCGCATGAAGTTTTTAATTGAATGTTGTCTGTTCCAGGATGATGACTGTGCTGGAACTCCAGTCAAAATGCAGAAGACAGACACTACGGCAGAGTTTGACATGGCATAGCTCATTGTTTGTCCTGTTGTTAAATGTTCATACTAGTCCAATATTTTACATTCACTACTCCaacaatatttattttcttcaatGCAATCCTTTGGATCCTCAAGGTATAACCCACGACACATGCACTCTAAGCAGTGCCTTACTAAAATTACGAATGACTCagggattgttttgttttgtttttttcagtatTATATGAGTTTAATTGGCTTATGTGTTGCTGTTTAAAGATTCACttgaaacaaacatacaatggtGAAGTGCTGCAGATAAAtttaatacaaatattttccttttaatgGATCACTGTTGTAAAGTTTGATTTCGTTGTATAATTTTAAAAATGGGAAGGACATttgtctgttttcttttttataagAGAGATTGAATGCTTTGAAATGTTTGCTTtatttgtaataaataaataaaacagctaGTTTGTGGTACCACGATGAAAAGAATTTTAATTTGACATCCGAGCACCGCCTCGGTCCATGCAGGCTCCACTAATCATGCATTTTACATTAGTTAATCGGGCTTAAGATGTTAATACTTTTGGTGAAACAAATGGCAATACCGCTTTAACTTAGGCAGCAATCTGTTCTAAAATCaatatttattattacattttCATCATGGATGTACTGAAGCCTATCCAAGTTGACGGAGTTGCAATGGCTATACAAACAGCCTTGCCTAACGGTAACCCCCCACCGCTCAATTACCGTTTGCAGTGCTCTAATAATGTAAATaggtattttttcaaatgtattatTACAACCTCGCCAATGCATGTGTaatttgctaaaaaaaataaccggaagtgaaaaaatatgaatttaaataatgacacaaacaaaacaaatggtaCTAAAATTGCAGGGCTTTTTTTTCAAGCAATGAAAAACATCCACAAcaaagcaatgttttttttccccctataaTTTCTTTTAGAAGGGACTAGATAATTTATTAATCATTGCTTTAATTAGATTTAAGATAGAtccattaattttttttgtgaacTTGGGGAGGGAGCGGTATCAACTGTTCTCCATCCAGGTGGTGGCGCTGACATTTTTTTCGCACGGCAAATACATTCTTTTCTCCTCAAGAAGAACTTAACAGCGGGCAAGGGGAAAGAGTCACGGCTTCAGTGCAAGTTAAAATCGGTTTGTTTCAAGGACAAAAGGGTGTTGAGGACCATGCTAAGGGCTTGTGTCAGAGGTGCGAATTCTACACTCCGGGTAAGACTTCGACACTGCTACAGTTGCTGCTTTTCCACCACAAGACGTTACACAAATTCCACGAGTAGCATTAGCATGCTAGTTAGGGGAGTTGTCATTCAGTGACCCACAACCAAACTCGCGGATTTATATAAAGCTATATTTTAAACGTTAAAAAAACAGCAGAGGTTGTGCACGTGAGTTATACTTGCTTATTCTAGACTCCCctcacacacgtacgcacacagtTATGACTGAAAACTACAATATATTAAACTACTGTAACCTGGATATTGCAGACAAAATTGCTCCTGTCATAGTTTGTGAACAGTTCATTTGAAATCACAGGTCACGGGGAGTTGTGCACGTAAATATGTAAAAATACAACTTATTATTGTTCCGTTTTTCTTAAGAACTGTTTGgtggaaaacaacaacaacgtttctgtcaaaagtgaagaaaaaattAACAATACCCGTTCAACAAGGATCAGGAATACCAAAACAAAGACTTGTATTACATTACGTGTTTCAAAGAGTTGGACCagacctcgagtttgacaccagtcccACTTTTGGGATCTAATCAGTCTTCCTCCACCCTAAGTGTTCTGTGTATCTTCTCCAGCtacaaacaccacacactcCTTAAAAGCAGATTAACATAATTTACTTTTGCTTCTTAGAAAACCTATGGGCGAACTCCACGAAACAGTCTGCAGCCGTGCAGACACTACACAGCTGGGGAAAGCAggtaatacacacacaaatgcaaatgCAGTGTGGAGCAAGAAATGCAATTCTCATTTTTTCCACCCATCAGTGGCGCTGCCAAAGTGGTCACTGCTGGCTTGATGACAGTCGGCGGTGGCATTGGAGGAACAATACTCTATGCCAAATGGGACCACAAGTTCAGAGAAACTGTGGAGAAAAATGTTCCTTATTCAGATCAGCTGCTGGAGTTGGCATTGGGACCTGCTCCCCGAGAAGTTGGTCTTTCTTCTAAAAAGCAGGTCAGGTCATATTCCCCAAAAATGTGGTGAAGATGTTTTTAAATAACAGAGTGTCAGAACATCttgggaaattaaattattgtaaGTTAATTGATTGGCTACCACCCAAAGTTGGCTGGAATAGTCAAAATCTTAACATCTATGTAAAGATGGAATTGTTGATGCGATTTTTAATATTGGATCTCATTAtatggtgttatttatgtatcaTCCTGACATTTACAAATTCTCACATCTTAATTGTCATCACTTTCTGTTATGTAGAGTGAGTTGGTCCAACCTCCCTCAATGTTGGAAAGAACAATGAAGGCGCCTAAAGCCAAGCAAGATAAAAAAGTGAAGGAGTCTGCAGAGAGCCCCACAGAAGTGGCTAAACTACTCCCGACACAGCCCGCACAGAGCCTTGAGGGTAAGACAGTAATTAATCCCCGGAAGCACAATTCAAAAATGATCCATTGTGAGTTGAAGGTGATGGTTGTTGGTGGCGATggtgtttttattattaataattgtCGCATTCCCGTTAAACATGGTTATAAtgtacataatataatatatatactaATCATAATGTGTCTTTCATCAATTGAAGTAGACCTACTGCACAAAATTTTAAATGCTGGTTTGTTCAAAGTTTGAATTGTCAGTTTGGTtctgattaattaattaattaattatatatatgtgtgtgtatgtcaaagtcagctttattgtcaatttcttcacatgccaaagacacacaaagtgtgtgtgtgtgtgtgtgtgtgtgtatatatatacacacacatacacacacacacacacacacacacacagtatataTATGGGATTTCTTTTATAATCtatacatttctgacatgacacacaaaatagcccaaCAGTCGCAATATGATGTTCCACCTTACTGTTTCTATTCTATCTTAATATCAATCTGATTGAAAACAATACTGGGTGCAAGTTACGTAATTCAAAGAATTATAgacaaaatggaaaaacaacaactgatTAATAAACATGCAGTTGAATTGGCCTGCAGACATAGTGCTTGACATGAAGACAAGGCAAGGCAGTATTGCTTACATCAGAagtaagttatttaactatttcaaAACTCTCCCTCAGATTCCAGTCGATAAAGAGAAAAAGCACAAATCTGTACACCACAAATGAGCTTTTTATGGCTAGAATTCTAATAAGAGATGTAAATCCATTGTCGCTCTGTTTAAGGTGGTTAGTCCAACAGATGATTGTGTGAAACATCTCATTGACATATTGCACATTATTGATTTATCAGTGGGGTTTAGTTATGACACATTCAGAACTGCCGCGTCTCAttacttttattcattttgattgaAAGTTTGAAACGTCCAACGCGAGATGGATCCCTGACTCTTTAGAAAACAAACGTACATTGGTATTATATTTGAGTTGtttttataatataaatatccATTTGCCCTCTGTTTCCAAGCAATCATTGACATCTCTGAGGGTAAGATATCATCCGACGCTTCAATTAATCTGACATGTTGGGAAAACGGTTTCTCTTTTTAGGAAATATAATGTAGTCTTAGTTTGCCTGTAAATTGTGAATAAAGACTCTATGCTGTAGTAGGTATAGTACTTCTTTTCAACATTTGTCTGTTATTATAAATACAGATGATCCATCTGTAATTGATGTAGACATAGTATTGATATAGAGTGTACCTCGGTTCCAAATTTTGCAGTTGCATATCATACACTGCCCGTCTGAAAAATGAAACAACTTAAAAATCACGCCACAAGGTATTCTACAGCAGGCTACAGAAGTCTTATTTCTCTTGTTGCTAGGCTGGTGTCATTATCTTTTTTGTAATCCACCAGCAACCCGCACAGTAAGCCATTATATATTTTATCGTGTATCAGAatctcttttaaaaaaatagcatGTACTGATAtcaatgaattaaaaatgaggGCAGCAGCATGAGAAGAGTCACGTCACTAGATTTAGTTTGGCAATATTCTGGATATTTTAAGTGgtaacattttttgatagaattaTTATCATTACCTTAAATAATACCATCCCGGCAACAATCCCGTACCGCAGCCTTTGTACTGTGAGGAGATTGTACAGTACAGTGAGATTTTGATGTTGTATCCCCAGTATTGACCCAATACATTCTGCCACATGGAATAAAGTGTGCTCAGTTATCATTGTAATTATTGTTTTTCAATGCTTTATGTACTGTACATGGACGAGTATTGTTAGCCATACTAATGTATCTGGTCAGAATGAGCCACCGTCATATTTCTAGTGCCAGAACCAAGCCCGAATAAGATAAAACGTAAGGTTGCATCAGGAAGGATGTCGGACATTAAACATCCCAATAGAAGGAATTATCTCAGAGGCACAGCACACAGTCTGGAGGATTTGGAGACCAAGATTGAGTGGCCAGATTTAGATATTATGGAATTGAGCACAGGGTGCTTGAAATGGAACTGCCAAGTAGAAGGCAAAGAGGAAGCCCAAACAGGATTCAAGGATGTGTGATGCAAGGGAAGACTCAGATTACTGGGGTGTTAAAGCAAAAGATGCTCAGAGCATGAAGAGATGGAAGAGAATGATTTCCTGTGGCTACCGCTGGATATTGTTAAGGTGAAAAGAAAAGAGGTAGTATCTTACTGTGGTGCTTTTTATTGGAGTGCACTTTCCACCATAGGAGCAGATGCCCCTTACAGAGGACTAGTAATGGGAAAGTGAAGATTCaattttgcttcatgaaccagttgtcttTATTGACTTCTATAGAACTTTATGTTCAACCATGAGTCTGAAAGTACATTGACTTTCCATTTCTATTCCAtccagaggagaaaaaaaaatataacaaacggttcatgaagcaatatcgaagcttcattttccatcaCTACCCAGGACCCCCTGTATTCTAAATACGTATACAGTAGCAGGTTTTATACAGGCATTCCTACATTGTGTGGTCTTCATTGTGTTCCATCCAGAAGCGTCAACTGAGGCAACTCACATAATCTCAGCCATCAGTGAAGTACCATCAGTCCCTGCTCCATGTGACACTGAGGTGCCGGTCAAAGGTAGTACCATCTAGATCTACTTCTATTTATGGTTGTCTCATTGCTATGTGGTAGGTGCTTTGTTACAGCAGCTGTTGTAAAATGCgcgatataaataaatttgtattgtattgtacgtATGAGTAGCTGTACAGTCCATGCCGACGCTCTGTAGGCTCCATAATTGTGTGCTTCTTTCTGTCTAGAGGAGTGCAAGGAGTGTCTTCACCATAATGTAACTGCAGAGACAGCCGCAGTTTCCCCAGAAATAAAGCCTGTAGCACAAGAACCACTCAAAGAGCGTCCAGTAGAAGAGGTGACAGCTCGACTTGCTCAACAAGATCTAGAGGAGCAGGAAATCCTGGCCTGTAAGCTAGAGCAGCACAGTGTacacacaattacaaattaaaaatgcctctTTCATGCTATGGCTGCACAACATACAGTATCATACACAATACATTACTTCCATTTGTTTGTCTTGTGTTGTTCAGCTGTGTCAGGAAACCTGGATGACTCATTGGCTAGCTCAGCGCAAGCCACGCTGCGGGCCATTGGAGCTCAGGAGGCAGCCTTGCAGGCCATTGCGCGACACACTCAAAAACTGAAGGAAGCTATGGAAGCCGAGGTACACTGTTTATAAGACTGTTGTTTgaatttgagtattttggttgcaTCGGTTGCCTCTGCATCTGATTTAGAATCTGAGCTTTAGCTGAGTCTCTAAAATTTCAAGCACTACATCGCATTAATACAGAAACTTCATGGTAAGACCTTGGTTGTCGCGTCACACATCAGCCAGTGGatttatataccgtattggcccgaatataagacgatgttttttgcgttgaaataagactgaaaaagtgggggtcgtcttacattcggggtctagacattatacccattcacttgtgcgcagcggtaagttaaaggttgctggtatcgactgagtatgttgcagtGATTGCGTGCGtcttttgacacaaagtgagtatatacatttcattgttactactgccgtttgtccgatcgcggtttccttcgtgtgtgcgccgtttaattgacagctccggcgcgctcctttcagtttgcctcgcatcgtacgagcagTGTACACGCATGACTACAGCCGTTACgtagcggcacggcgactaacggtcgccagcaaatgtattttgttgtttcgatgacttatgtatggtgtgttgccgagagtatttcatttatggttatttagtataccgGAGcggttacgcgcagttagttatgtaatgtgtttattagtgttgtgtgacgtcggaagttgagcgttgacttacgtgctgtatttctgtctgttgcagaaccacacacacacacacacacatatctcacacacccttcacacgcttcatacaataatcacacacacaagaatcacattcacacacccaaagactcacccatgtacactacacacacctgctctcacatccttacgaccaaacgtgtgcttatacccttttgccagtttgcctgtatgcccctatgagccacagtgcctgttacttttttgccaataattcagtaaaacaatcaaaactgaaccacgtcttccctcctgtgttctgaccgacacccggggacgaaaagagcataaccatccgagccaaccccctatacagtcctcaggctccccaacaatagcggtagcagttcgcattattttattgcaatgtttttccttattcagatttgtttcaaaactacagttagacttcactttgatggctaatgcagttattgcaattttgttgttttatcacagtagattggtttatttacatttcaaaaaccagaagccattcatttacaaatgtgattgcactttagttgacatatttaaatgttcagacattaagatgtgatagacagtttttgcatgatttgaatgaggcaaaataacatgctttttctcttgaatatattgttaaaatcatttgtttcagatgtaatcatttcCAGTATAAAAATTTAATCTGGTGttaaaaaagtcttttttcaaacttgagtcttgaaaaagagtcttataatcagggtcgtctcatATTCGGGCTAATACGGTATTACAAATGAGTTTAGGAGCCCAGTTAAAAGGTTTCCCCGGTTACCTTTTCAAAGTACTCTTGAGCAATAACTGCAACCAGTGGCTCCTGATGCATTTATTGATCCCGAGATGGTTCATATCTGTACAATGACTATAAAATTCTCCAAGAATTCAACAATGTATCTGTTAGTCATTTAAACGCAAGTGTAATTTCTGAGGGGGGGTGGTTACTGGGTTGCTCTCCCTAAATAGGCCA
The sequence above is drawn from the Syngnathus scovelli strain Florida chromosome 1, RoL_Ssco_1.2, whole genome shotgun sequence genome and encodes:
- the slbp gene encoding histone RNA hairpin-binding protein isoform X1, producing the protein MSDLTRGRRLDDNNTELGDRSHGPSRWSHCRKRGIDGSLRSRRDDDDNREDDTRSNNRNASFTTPESRRPVSRIAMLHTDWGSRVEEDDKMRRDVQRDMQRYRRRILAAEVTQRERKTSSGSSSSCDSKEGENIEMDEAVLVRRQKQINYGKNTLAYDRYVKEVPKHLRQPGVHPKTPNKFRKYSRRSWDQQIKLWKVKLHAWDPPAEEGGNANDVEELRLEDVMDIELDFPILSDAGNGTCSFSTHSRSLEDDDCAGTPVKMQKTDTTAEFDMA
- the slbp gene encoding histone RNA hairpin-binding protein isoform X2, whose protein sequence is MSDLTRGRRLDDNNTELGDRSHGPSRWSHCRKRGIDGSLRSRRDDDDNREDDTRSNNRNASFTTPESRRPVSRIAMLHTDWGSRVEEDDKMRRDVQRDMQRRRILAAEVTQRERKTSSGSSSSCDSKEGENIEMDEAVLVRRQKQINYGKNTLAYDRYVKEVPKHLRQPGVHPKTPNKFRKYSRRSWDQQIKLWKVKLHAWDPPAEEGGNANDVEELRLEDVMDIELDFPILSDAGNGTCSFSTHSRSLEDDDCAGTPVKMQKTDTTAEFDMA